From Methanocella paludicola SANAE, a single genomic window includes:
- the mtxX gene encoding methanogenesis marker protein Mmp4/MtxX translates to MLWETITARAVVNYANIAVGVGPQYADKTVDAAEKAAERGFAKVTLVSSRPLKTALDVVVSDKPDEALIQLLKDGKVDGLVRGSLGANSTLRSLRRIMGLQKILRVSLLKAPSGRFFFFAPVGVDEGWTVADKAELGEAGATLIKKFGIEPRVGVLSGGRMEDRGRSPLVDKTMDDAEAVAAALRAKGIDAKHASILFEDAINEYEYILAPDGVCGNLMFRALCLVGCGEGYGAPLVGTDIVYVDTSRAGSGYEHAICLAGAMASKK, encoded by the coding sequence ATGCTCTGGGAGACCATCACGGCCCGGGCCGTGGTCAACTACGCGAACATCGCCGTTGGCGTCGGCCCTCAATATGCGGATAAGACCGTCGATGCTGCCGAGAAGGCGGCTGAAAGAGGGTTCGCTAAAGTCACGCTCGTAAGCTCACGACCATTAAAAACGGCGCTGGACGTAGTGGTCTCTGATAAGCCCGATGAGGCGCTCATACAACTTTTAAAGGACGGCAAAGTGGATGGCCTTGTCCGTGGCTCTCTGGGCGCAAACTCCACGCTGCGGTCGCTCAGGCGCATCATGGGCCTGCAGAAGATCCTTCGTGTCTCACTGCTCAAGGCTCCCTCCGGGCGATTCTTCTTTTTCGCTCCCGTCGGCGTGGACGAGGGCTGGACCGTCGCCGATAAGGCGGAGCTCGGGGAGGCCGGTGCCACTCTAATAAAGAAGTTCGGCATCGAGCCCCGCGTGGGCGTGCTGTCTGGCGGCAGGATGGAGGACCGGGGCCGCTCTCCCCTCGTGGATAAGACCATGGACGACGCCGAGGCTGTGGCCGCGGCCCTGAGGGCGAAGGGCATCGACGCTAAGCATGCCTCCATACTCTTCGAGGATGCCATCAATGAGTACGAGTACATCCTGGCGCCTGACGGCGTCTGCGGCAACCTCATGTTCCGCGCGCTATGCCTGGTCGGCTGCGGCGAGGGCTATGGGGCCCCCCTGGTGGGCACAGACATCGTTTACGTGGACACTTCCAGGGCCGGGAGCGGCTACGAGCACGCTATTTGCCTGGCGGGCGCCATGGCATCGAAAAAGTAA
- a CDS encoding DUF192 domain-containing protein, producing the protein MSLITGDGRVVSADVELADSFLSRAVGLMFRRSFSGALVFDMGRETYDGIHMLFVFFPIDVVFLDPDKQIVDMKLNLRPWIGTAFPKSRFRYAIELPAGTIEKAQLIIGDKLSW; encoded by the coding sequence ATGAGCCTTATTACCGGTGACGGCCGGGTCGTTTCTGCGGACGTGGAGCTTGCGGATTCGTTCCTGAGTCGGGCCGTGGGCCTCATGTTCCGCAGGAGCTTTAGCGGTGCCCTGGTGTTCGACATGGGCCGTGAGACGTACGACGGCATTCACATGCTTTTTGTCTTTTTTCCGATCGATGTTGTATTTTTGGATCCCGATAAGCAGATCGTGGATATGAAGTTGAACCTGAGGCCGTGGATAGGCACCGCATTTCCAAAAAGCCGCTTTCGTTATGCTATTGAGCTTCCTGCGGGTACGATCGAAAAGGCGCAGCTAATAATTGGCGATAAATTATCGTGGTAA
- a CDS encoding sodium:calcium antiporter, whose amino-acid sequence MDLIVFLLSFAIILIACEFFTNGVEWTGRRFNLSEGAVGSVLAAVGTALPETLVPLIAILMIGGDAGHEIGVGAILGAPFMLATLALFICGLSVLIFAKRRNTRTLHINGKLIRRDLKFFLLAYALAAVAAFTPPEFGIFKTILGFTLIPLYIVYTIYTLKTGEAATGGDDMKALYLDSVIKRCIPGKADKDCPAPREPSTALIIVQVLAALGAIILGANLFVNQINAIAMFIGINPLILSLVISPIATELPEKFNSMLWIRERKDTYAIGNITGAMVFQSCIPVTIGIFLTSWHLNIANPVELLEAMTIGIALLSGIILYIESSHKELKMSGLMIGGLLYVLFFVAVLLSI is encoded by the coding sequence ATGGACCTTATTGTATTCTTGCTGAGCTTTGCCATCATACTCATAGCGTGCGAGTTCTTCACCAACGGCGTCGAATGGACCGGCAGGCGGTTCAACCTGTCGGAGGGCGCGGTCGGCAGCGTGCTCGCCGCCGTGGGAACGGCCCTTCCCGAAACGCTGGTGCCGCTGATCGCCATCCTGATGATCGGGGGCGATGCCGGCCACGAGATCGGAGTGGGCGCCATACTCGGAGCCCCGTTCATGCTGGCCACGCTGGCGCTGTTCATCTGCGGGCTGTCGGTGCTCATCTTCGCGAAGCGGCGGAATACGCGCACGCTGCATATTAACGGCAAGCTCATACGCCGCGACCTCAAGTTCTTCCTGCTCGCCTATGCCCTGGCGGCGGTCGCCGCGTTCACTCCGCCGGAGTTCGGCATATTCAAGACCATACTGGGCTTCACGCTCATACCCCTTTACATCGTTTACACGATCTACACGCTCAAGACCGGCGAGGCGGCCACCGGGGGCGATGACATGAAAGCCCTCTATCTCGACAGCGTGATCAAGCGGTGCATTCCGGGAAAAGCGGATAAGGACTGCCCGGCCCCGCGGGAGCCCTCTACGGCGCTCATCATCGTCCAGGTGCTCGCCGCGCTGGGCGCGATCATCCTGGGCGCCAACCTCTTCGTCAACCAGATCAACGCCATCGCCATGTTCATCGGCATCAATCCCCTGATCCTGTCGCTCGTGATCAGCCCGATCGCAACGGAGCTTCCGGAAAAGTTCAACAGCATGCTGTGGATCCGTGAGCGCAAGGACACCTACGCCATCGGGAACATCACCGGCGCGATGGTCTTCCAGAGCTGCATTCCCGTTACGATAGGCATCTTCCTGACGAGCTGGCACCTGAACATCGCGAACCCTGTGGAGCTCCTTGAGGCTATGACTATAGGCATCGCACTCCTATCCGGCATCATATTGTACATCGAGTCCAGCCACAAGGAGCTGAAGATGTCCGGCCTGATGATCGGCGGGCTGCTCTACGTGCTGTTCTTCGTCGCCGTGCTGCTGAGCATTTAA
- a CDS encoding NAD+ synthase: MKGLLLSKDELVKCENAIEESIVRAVETSKMNGAILALSGGIDSALVAVLASRVVDVFGLLLPDRATSDPGDMEDARDLAKSLGMDYELIEIGGIVEAVYSARPNLGPKECRLAYANVKPRVRMIMNYFASNLDGRIVLGTGNKTELLMGYFTKYGDGGVDLLPIAGLYKTRVRQMAKHVGVPEAIIKKPPSAGLWKGQTDEGEMGISYEALDKILYGVYDLGLSYGEIQKETGVDEATFTRIMERVRDNEHKRNMPPITDITAVIGP, from the coding sequence ATGAAGGGCCTTTTACTCTCAAAGGACGAGCTGGTGAAGTGCGAGAACGCGATCGAGGAGTCCATCGTCAGGGCCGTCGAGACGAGCAAGATGAACGGCGCCATCCTGGCGCTGAGCGGCGGCATCGACTCGGCCCTGGTAGCGGTGCTGGCGTCCAGGGTAGTGGACGTTTTTGGACTGCTGCTGCCTGACAGGGCGACCAGCGATCCCGGGGACATGGAGGACGCCAGAGACCTGGCGAAGAGCCTCGGCATGGACTACGAGCTCATCGAGATCGGCGGGATCGTGGAGGCCGTGTACTCGGCCCGGCCTAACCTTGGCCCGAAAGAATGCCGGCTGGCATACGCGAACGTGAAGCCCCGGGTGCGCATGATCATGAACTACTTCGCCTCGAACCTGGACGGCCGTATCGTGCTGGGCACGGGCAACAAGACCGAGCTTCTCATGGGCTACTTCACGAAGTACGGGGACGGCGGCGTCGACCTGCTCCCCATCGCAGGCCTCTATAAGACCAGGGTGCGCCAGATGGCGAAGCACGTCGGAGTGCCCGAAGCCATCATTAAAAAGCCCCCGTCGGCCGGGCTATGGAAGGGCCAGACGGACGAAGGGGAGATGGGCATCTCATACGAGGCGCTGGATAAAATATTGTATGGCGTCTACGACCTGGGGCTCTCCTACGGCGAAATCCAAAAAGAGACGGGCGTCGACGAGGCCACCTTCACCCGCATCATGGAGCGGGTCCGGGACAACGAGCATAAGCGCAATATGCCCCCGATAACGGACATCACAGCCGTCATAGGGCCTTAA
- a CDS encoding DMT family transporter, which translates to MARPYPELLAVLGAVLFGASAPLSKVLLGEVDPVLLAGLLYLGCGMGLLVFKFLLHVSGAPGGLPLGRNDVPWLAGAVLAGGVAAPIALMIGLQNAPAATASLLLNFECVATTVLAAFLFQEYIGRRIWLAVGLITAASAVLSFGNGQFGLSFGVLAIILACVLWGLDNNLTRNISSKDALSIGIVKGLVAGTFSLLLALVLGARLPALPVALAAMLLGSLSYGLSIALFILAMRHIGAARTSAWMGTAPFAGVIISFIIFRSVPGVTFLIALPLMVFGALLLFGEEHAHTHIHVHGTITHEHVHAHDGHEHGHEHSR; encoded by the coding sequence ATGGCCCGCCCTTACCCCGAGTTGCTGGCAGTCCTGGGCGCCGTGCTTTTCGGGGCCAGCGCGCCACTTTCCAAGGTGCTTCTTGGCGAGGTCGATCCCGTCCTTCTGGCCGGCCTGCTTTACCTGGGATGCGGCATGGGCCTTCTGGTCTTTAAATTTTTACTTCATGTTTCGGGTGCTCCCGGAGGATTGCCTCTGGGCCGTAATGATGTGCCCTGGCTGGCCGGGGCGGTGCTGGCCGGCGGAGTGGCGGCACCGATCGCGCTGATGATCGGGCTGCAAAATGCTCCCGCCGCGACGGCATCGCTCCTGCTGAACTTCGAGTGCGTGGCCACGACGGTGCTTGCTGCCTTTCTCTTCCAGGAGTATATCGGGAGGCGCATCTGGCTTGCTGTCGGCCTCATCACCGCAGCCAGCGCCGTGCTCTCCTTCGGCAACGGGCAGTTCGGGCTATCGTTCGGAGTGCTTGCCATTATCCTGGCCTGTGTGCTCTGGGGCCTGGACAATAACCTGACGAGGAACATCTCCTCGAAGGACGCCCTTTCCATCGGCATCGTGAAGGGCCTCGTCGCGGGCACTTTCTCTCTCTTGCTGGCTCTCGTTCTGGGGGCCCGCCTTCCGGCGTTACCTGTAGCATTGGCCGCGATGCTCCTGGGAAGCCTGAGCTACGGCCTTAGCATTGCCTTATTTATCCTGGCCATGCGGCACATCGGGGCCGCCCGCACGAGCGCCTGGATGGGCACCGCCCCGTTCGCCGGCGTCATCATATCGTTCATCATATTCCGATCTGTGCCGGGCGTCACGTTCCTCATCGCGCTGCCCCTCATGGTATTTGGCGCTTTATTGTTATTCGGCGAGGAGCACGCCCACACGCACATCCACGTCCACGGGACCATCACTCACGAGCACGTACATGCCCATGATGGCCATGAGCATGGCCACGAGCACAGTAGATGA
- a CDS encoding nucleotidyltransferase family protein, producing MKAFILCGGRGERLKPLTDNLPKPMVKVGGKPILEHQLELLSKHGIDEAVLLVGWCGDQVEKYFGDGRKINMHIEYSYEDPNNRLGTAGPIKAAKDKIDGTFIVMNGDIVSNTNISGIVSFHVGMECWGTINMINMTSPYGIIDLDGNKIKQFREKPVLPFKMNAGLYVLEPDVVDFMPDVGSIETDVFPKIAALGKLCGYDSTGIYWSDVGTHKDLEKANKDILAGKLKI from the coding sequence ATGAAGGCGTTCATACTGTGCGGCGGCCGCGGAGAGCGGCTTAAGCCCCTTACCGATAATTTGCCAAAGCCCATGGTGAAGGTGGGCGGCAAGCCCATCCTGGAGCACCAGCTGGAATTACTGAGCAAACACGGCATCGACGAGGCCGTCCTGCTCGTGGGCTGGTGCGGTGACCAGGTCGAGAAGTACTTCGGCGACGGCCGCAAGATCAACATGCACATCGAGTACTCCTACGAGGACCCGAATAACCGGCTCGGCACTGCGGGCCCGATAAAGGCCGCTAAGGATAAGATCGACGGGACGTTCATCGTCATGAACGGCGACATCGTGTCCAATACGAACATCTCCGGCATCGTCTCATTCCACGTGGGCATGGAGTGCTGGGGCACTATCAACATGATCAACATGACATCGCCCTACGGCATCATCGACCTCGACGGGAATAAGATCAAGCAGTTCCGGGAGAAGCCCGTCCTGCCCTTTAAGATGAACGCCGGGCTCTACGTGCTTGAGCCCGATGTCGTTGACTTTATGCCCGACGTGGGCTCCATCGAGACGGACGTGTTCCCGAAGATCGCTGCGCTGGGTAAGCTCTGCGGGTACGATTCCACGGGCATCTACTGGAGCGACGTGGGCACGCATAAGGACCTTGAGAAGGCTAACAAGGATATCCTTGCGGGCAAACTCAAAATCTAA
- a CDS encoding sugar phosphate nucleotidyltransferase yields MIGMILCGGSGKKLKPYTDNTPAPLVEIKDDVTILDKQLFDFASAGIDEAILLTGYKSDMIESRYGDKFKGVKISYHVEDKPLGTLNALKAGMQLAKGEDVVVRNGDVVTDANLKKMMLKHKNNPYPVTMFVTRMRSPYGIVDLGDDKVRSFKEKPVLEYYINGGIYCINHDVPVSGFEGKTLEHALFPRLAEASSLGYYREDGVFWATVDTVRELEEVRKEYRNKTDKPWGYEKVLISTDKYLTKELYIRAGYQTSFHKHPRKDETMYIIEGVGYIEFEDHKEHFGKNDTVRIEPNVPHTIVATENTVLHEVSTPFLEDTVRIKDYYNVR; encoded by the coding sequence ATGATCGGCATGATACTCTGCGGCGGCTCCGGCAAGAAGCTAAAGCCTTACACGGACAATACTCCTGCGCCGCTCGTCGAGATCAAGGACGACGTCACTATACTGGATAAGCAGCTATTCGATTTTGCGTCGGCCGGCATCGATGAGGCCATACTCCTCACGGGCTACAAGAGCGATATGATCGAGTCCCGGTACGGCGATAAGTTCAAGGGCGTCAAAATTTCCTATCATGTAGAGGATAAGCCGCTGGGAACGCTGAACGCGCTCAAGGCCGGCATGCAACTCGCAAAAGGCGAGGACGTCGTCGTGAGGAACGGCGACGTTGTCACCGACGCCAACCTTAAGAAGATGATGCTCAAGCACAAGAATAACCCCTACCCCGTCACCATGTTCGTGACCCGCATGCGCAGCCCCTACGGTATTGTAGATCTAGGCGACGACAAGGTGCGGTCGTTCAAGGAGAAGCCGGTGCTGGAGTACTACATCAACGGCGGCATCTACTGCATTAACCACGACGTCCCGGTCTCAGGCTTCGAGGGCAAGACCCTCGAGCACGCCCTTTTCCCGCGGCTGGCCGAGGCGAGCAGCCTCGGGTATTACCGGGAGGACGGCGTGTTCTGGGCGACCGTGGACACGGTCAGAGAGCTGGAAGAGGTCAGGAAGGAGTACAGGAACAAGACCGACAAGCCCTGGGGATACGAGAAAGTGCTGATAAGCACGGACAAATATCTTACGAAGGAGCTGTACATCAGGGCCGGGTACCAGACCTCGTTCCATAAGCACCCCCGGAAGGACGAGACCATGTACATCATCGAGGGCGTGGGCTACATCGAGTTCGAGGACCACAAGGAGCACTTCGGGAAGAACGACACGGTCCGCATCGAGCCGAACGTGCCCCACACGATCGTTGCCACCGAGAACACGGTACTGCACGAGGTTTCCACCCCGTTCCTCGAGGACACGGTCCGCATCAAGGACTACTATAACGTGAGATAA
- a CDS encoding DUF362 domain-containing protein: MTVHFVPWDTSHNLLSRAEKLYEAAGTLDCVAEGDLVAVKLHVGELGNPYYVQPFFVHQLVQKIREAGGKPFLTDSNTYYLAQRNNAVDHYETSLANGFGFCQFIAADGLRSESGRLVSTKGILKGIEVSGAIAEADAMIVVSHDKGHALTGFGGAVKNMGMGCTTRAGKLRQHRTVGLKIDESKCSGCGLCRKVCEMGLPEIVDKKAKNVSRECMRCPVCMEACPKGAIKLLKKENLGRALASAAYGVLSTFGKNKTSFVSFADNITQYCDCVPAPGHVVMNDIGIFASSSPVSVDAAFLQKADHKYFNEAYDVDCWTQVKELKELGIQGELKPKIKEA, from the coding sequence ATGACCGTTCACTTTGTCCCGTGGGACACGTCCCATAACCTGCTGAGCCGCGCGGAGAAGCTTTACGAGGCCGCGGGCACGCTCGACTGCGTGGCCGAGGGCGACCTGGTCGCCGTCAAGCTCCACGTGGGCGAGCTCGGCAATCCCTATTATGTTCAGCCCTTTTTCGTCCACCAGCTCGTGCAGAAGATCAGGGAAGCGGGCGGGAAGCCGTTCCTTACCGACTCGAACACGTACTACCTGGCGCAGCGCAACAACGCGGTGGACCACTACGAGACGTCCCTGGCCAACGGCTTCGGCTTCTGCCAGTTCATCGCGGCGGACGGCCTGAGGAGCGAGAGCGGGCGGCTCGTGAGCACGAAGGGAATATTAAAGGGCATAGAGGTGTCCGGGGCCATCGCGGAGGCGGATGCCATGATCGTCGTGTCCCACGACAAGGGCCACGCGCTGACCGGGTTCGGGGGCGCCGTCAAGAACATGGGCATGGGCTGCACCACCCGGGCCGGAAAGCTCCGGCAGCACCGCACGGTGGGCCTGAAGATCGACGAGTCCAAATGCTCAGGCTGCGGGCTCTGCAGGAAGGTGTGCGAGATGGGCCTGCCCGAGATCGTGGACAAGAAGGCGAAGAACGTCTCCAGAGAGTGCATGCGCTGTCCCGTGTGCATGGAGGCCTGCCCGAAGGGCGCCATCAAGCTTCTCAAGAAGGAGAACCTGGGCAGGGCGCTGGCCTCGGCGGCCTACGGCGTGCTCTCCACGTTCGGGAAAAATAAGACCTCCTTCGTGAGCTTCGCCGATAACATCACCCAGTACTGCGACTGTGTGCCCGCTCCGGGCCACGTGGTGATGAACGACATCGGCATCTTCGCCTCGAGCTCGCCAGTGTCCGTCGACGCCGCCTTTCTCCAGAAGGCGGATCACAAGTATTTCAACGAGGCCTACGACGTGGACTGCTGGACCCAGGTCAAGGAGCTCAAAGAGCTCGGTATCCAGGGAGAGCTGAAGCCGAAGATAAAAGAGGCCTAG
- a CDS encoding glucose-6-phosphate isomerase family protein yields the protein MERALRFGQNEVEPDVRKLSEMRDVIYDIDWLKTAPDRDLYYMYRDLAMSRNDRSLMLDNHLRFDITVIPPGKLGAEYVKTAGHYHPCVPGTCCTYPEVYEVLRGMAHYLLQKCEGGRIEDVVMVEAGEGDHVIIPPGYGHVTINPSNKELKMSNWVSRDFSSLYEPYKKCGGGAYFELADGRIIRNGRCDHIPDIRFLKPTNITKVGMGKGKEMYGLVRDISKLEFLNRPQDYDLLWEEVLSDENRAKPDVAAR from the coding sequence ATGGAAAGAGCGCTCCGATTCGGCCAGAACGAGGTAGAGCCCGACGTGCGAAAGCTAAGCGAGATGAGGGATGTCATATACGACATCGACTGGCTCAAGACCGCCCCGGACAGGGACCTGTATTACATGTACCGTGACCTGGCCATGAGCAGGAACGACCGGTCGCTGATGCTCGATAATCACCTGCGCTTCGACATCACGGTGATACCGCCGGGAAAGCTCGGCGCCGAGTACGTGAAGACCGCGGGGCACTATCATCCCTGCGTGCCGGGCACGTGCTGCACGTACCCAGAGGTCTACGAGGTGCTCAGGGGCATGGCACACTACTTATTACAGAAGTGCGAGGGCGGACGCATCGAGGACGTGGTCATGGTCGAGGCCGGCGAGGGCGACCATGTGATCATCCCGCCAGGATACGGGCACGTCACGATCAACCCATCCAACAAAGAGCTCAAGATGTCTAACTGGGTCTCACGGGATTTCTCGTCCCTCTACGAGCCCTATAAGAAGTGCGGCGGCGGAGCGTACTTCGAGCTCGCGGACGGGCGCATCATCCGGAACGGGCGGTGCGACCACATACCCGATATCCGGTTCCTGAAGCCCACGAACATCACGAAGGTGGGGATGGGCAAAGGAAAAGAGATGTACGGCCTCGTCAGGGACATCTCGAAGCTCGAGTTCCTGAACAGGCCTCAGGACTACGACCTGCTCTGGGAGGAAGTGCTGAGCGATGAGAACCGGGCGAAGCCGGACGTTGCCGCCCGGTAG
- a CDS encoding ferritin family protein produces the protein MSKLTKIMEQTFTGETYEVGLYLAMAKKAELDNMPEVATYLRGLAMEEAGHACEVAIMLDKIKGTKENLEYMLGGETMATREKMDAARIAKEEGNNDAATFFERASADENRHRSGLQGFLNKMK, from the coding sequence ATGTCGAAGTTAACCAAGATCATGGAACAGACCTTCACCGGCGAGACCTATGAAGTCGGGCTGTACCTGGCCATGGCCAAGAAGGCCGAGCTGGACAACATGCCCGAGGTCGCGACCTACCTGCGCGGCCTGGCCATGGAAGAGGCTGGCCACGCCTGCGAAGTGGCGATCATGCTGGACAAGATCAAGGGCACGAAGGAGAACCTCGAGTACATGCTCGGCGGCGAGACGATGGCCACCAGGGAGAAGATGGACGCCGCCCGCATCGCGAAGGAGGAGGGCAACAACGACGCAGCTACCTTCTTCGAGCGCGCCTCCGCGGACGAGAACCGCCACAGGTCAGGCCTGCAGGGGTTCCTAAACAAGATGAAGTGA
- a CDS encoding methytransferase partner Trm112, with protein MKKDLMDILCCPVCKGDLELTVKKESGPEVIEGTLHCKKCNENYPIEDGIPNLLPPELR; from the coding sequence ATGAAAAAGGACCTGATGGACATCCTGTGCTGCCCCGTCTGCAAGGGCGACCTGGAGCTCACGGTAAAAAAGGAGAGCGGCCCCGAGGTCATCGAGGGCACGCTTCACTGTAAGAAGTGTAACGAGAACTATCCCATCGAGGACGGCATCCCTAACCTGCTGCCGCCCGAGCTGCGATAA
- a CDS encoding adenylosuccinate synthetase, which yields MVSTIVVGGFFGDEGKGKIVAHIAYTEHPSIIARGGVGPNAGHTVYKDGVKYGVRMVPSGFVYDKARLLIGAGVLVDPVVLDREVKLLGCGGRIGVDYRCSIIEEKHIAEDKGTERLAKKIGTTGTGCGPANKERVMRSAKQAADVESLKKYLTDVSQECNDALDRGENLIIEGSQGFGISLYYGTYPFVTSKDTSASSLAADVGVGPTKIDEVVVVFKAFPTRVGEGPFETEMTPEEAQKRGIAEFGTVTGRARRIGYWDPKMARYSAMINGATQAAITGLDRIDPAVKGVQEYDKLTENVKEFVKQAEKDAGVPFTLLSTGPDQKDIVDLRNHKK from the coding sequence ATGGTTTCAACCATCGTTGTCGGTGGGTTTTTTGGAGACGAGGGCAAGGGCAAGATCGTCGCCCACATCGCTTATACTGAACATCCTTCCATCATCGCGCGGGGAGGCGTGGGCCCGAACGCCGGACACACCGTCTACAAGGATGGGGTCAAGTACGGGGTCCGCATGGTCCCCTCGGGCTTTGTTTACGATAAGGCGAGGCTGCTCATAGGCGCCGGAGTCCTCGTGGACCCGGTGGTGCTGGACCGCGAGGTCAAGCTGCTGGGCTGCGGCGGCCGCATCGGCGTCGACTATCGCTGCTCCATCATCGAGGAGAAGCACATCGCCGAGGACAAGGGCACGGAGCGCCTTGCAAAGAAGATCGGCACCACGGGCACGGGGTGCGGGCCGGCCAACAAGGAGCGGGTGATGCGCAGCGCGAAGCAGGCCGCCGACGTGGAGTCCCTTAAAAAGTACCTCACTGACGTTTCTCAGGAGTGCAACGATGCCCTCGACAGGGGCGAGAACCTCATCATCGAGGGCTCCCAGGGCTTCGGCATCTCCCTTTATTATGGCACTTATCCCTTCGTCACCTCGAAGGATACGTCCGCGTCCTCGCTGGCGGCGGACGTGGGCGTCGGGCCCACGAAGATCGACGAGGTCGTCGTCGTGTTCAAGGCGTTCCCCACGAGAGTAGGCGAGGGGCCGTTCGAGACCGAGATGACTCCGGAAGAGGCGCAGAAGAGGGGCATAGCGGAGTTCGGCACAGTCACCGGCCGGGCCAGGCGCATCGGATACTGGGACCCGAAGATGGCCCGGTACTCGGCCATGATCAACGGCGCCACCCAGGCGGCCATCACCGGCCTGGACCGCATCGACCCGGCGGTGAAGGGCGTGCAGGAATACGATAAGCTCACGGAGAATGTCAAGGAGTTCGTGAAGCAGGCCGAGAAGGACGCGGGCGTGCCGTTCACGCTGTTATCCACCGGCCCGGACCAGAAGGATATTGTGGACCTGCGGAATCATAAGAAGTGA
- a CDS encoding FAD-binding oxidoreductase — MFEELQAIVGPERVTRDPGELYCYSFDSSYVRGHADYVVRPKSAEEVAEIVKVATKYNTPIVARGSASGLTGGSVPVKGGIVLDMTGMNRILELEVENLQAVIEPGIIHKELNNELIKHGFFFPPDPGSSDMCTVGGLIANGGSGMHSVKYGTVKDYVLGLEVVLPSGDIINTGCKAPKTSSGYDLTRLFIGSEGTLGIVTKARLRIHPLPETKSIMMATFGRIEDAGRAAVSVLSSGVIPAAMEIMDGSAIKAVKELDPTLEVPDVEAMLLFEVDGYRESVTREVGLICTICEQCGGTTRVAKNKNEEERLWAARRLVGVAITKLNPGKVRVYEAEDIGVPIKDVPFMLKKIQEIGRKHGMSLVTYGHIGDGNLHTGIAINPRDEAEWKRVHAVKDDIYDVVLSLGGTLPAEHGVGIIRADYMARAHGKGYEVMKSIKKAVDPQNIMNPGKMGM, encoded by the coding sequence ATGTTCGAGGAGCTACAAGCCATCGTCGGGCCGGAAAGGGTGACCCGGGATCCCGGGGAACTGTACTGTTATTCTTTTGATTCTTCATACGTGAGGGGCCATGCCGACTACGTGGTGCGGCCGAAGAGCGCCGAAGAGGTCGCCGAGATCGTGAAGGTCGCCACTAAATATAATACGCCCATAGTGGCCAGGGGCTCGGCGAGCGGGCTCACCGGAGGCTCGGTGCCCGTGAAGGGAGGCATCGTGCTCGACATGACCGGCATGAACAGGATACTGGAGCTGGAGGTCGAGAACCTCCAGGCGGTCATCGAGCCGGGCATCATCCACAAGGAACTGAACAACGAGCTCATCAAGCACGGCTTCTTCTTCCCTCCGGACCCGGGGAGCAGCGACATGTGCACTGTCGGGGGGCTCATCGCCAACGGCGGCAGCGGCATGCACTCGGTCAAGTACGGCACCGTCAAGGACTACGTGCTGGGCCTGGAGGTCGTGCTCCCCAGCGGGGACATAATCAACACTGGCTGTAAAGCCCCTAAGACTTCGTCAGGTTACGACCTGACCCGGCTATTCATAGGCAGCGAGGGCACGCTGGGCATCGTGACCAAAGCCCGCCTCAGGATACACCCGCTTCCCGAGACAAAATCCATCATGATGGCGACGTTCGGCCGCATCGAGGACGCGGGCAGGGCGGCGGTCTCCGTGCTCTCGTCGGGCGTCATACCGGCGGCCATGGAGATCATGGACGGGAGCGCCATCAAGGCCGTGAAGGAGCTCGACCCCACCCTGGAGGTGCCGGACGTGGAGGCCATGCTCCTGTTCGAGGTGGACGGGTACAGGGAGAGCGTCACGAGGGAGGTCGGCCTGATCTGCACTATATGCGAGCAGTGTGGGGGCACGACGAGGGTCGCAAAAAATAAGAACGAGGAAGAGCGCCTGTGGGCGGCCCGGAGGCTCGTGGGCGTGGCCATCACCAAGCTCAACCCTGGAAAGGTCAGGGTCTACGAGGCCGAGGACATAGGGGTGCCCATCAAGGACGTCCCCTTTATGCTTAAGAAGATCCAGGAGATCGGCCGAAAGCACGGCATGTCGCTGGTGACATACGGGCATATCGGCGACGGGAACCTGCATACGGGTATCGCCATCAACCCCAGGGACGAGGCGGAGTGGAAGCGGGTGCACGCCGTGAAGGACGACATCTACGATGTCGTTTTGAGCCTGGGCGGCACGCTCCCCGCGGAGCACGGCGTGGGCATCATCAGGGCCGACTACATGGCCCGGGCCCATGGGAAAGGCTATGAAGTCATGAAATCCATAAAAAAAGCGGTGGACCCGCAGAACATCATGAACCCCGGCAAGATGGGCATGTAA